One window from the genome of Anomalospiza imberbis isolate Cuckoo-Finch-1a 21T00152 unplaced genomic scaffold, ASM3175350v1 scaffold_1060, whole genome shotgun sequence encodes:
- the LOC137465748 gene encoding LOW QUALITY PROTEIN: delta(3,5)-Delta(2,4)-dienoyl-CoA isomerase, mitochondrial-like (The sequence of the model RefSeq protein was modified relative to this genomic sequence to represent the inferred CDS: deleted 1 base in 1 codon): PSLVNELAFTARVMRAPEALSCGLVSRVLPDKETLLEVALEVAAAIAARSPVAVQGTKINLLYSRDRPVSEGLQHVATWNMAMLQTEDIPKSVQAALDKKGPEDVPFAKL; the protein is encoded by the exons cccagcctggtgAACGAGCTGGCCTTCACCGCCCGCGTCATGAGGGCCCCCGAGGCGCTGAGCTGCGGCCTCGTCAG CCGGGTGCTCCCGGACAAGGAGACGCTGCTGGAGGTGGCCCTGGAGGTGGCCGCGGCCATCGCCGCCCGCAGCCCCGTGGCCGTGCAGGGCACCAAGATCAACCTGCTCTACTCCAGGGACCGG CCCGTCAGCGAGGGGCTGCAGCACGTG gccACCTGGAACATGGCCATGCTGCAGACCGAGGACATCCCCAAGTCGGTGCAGGCGGCCCTGGACAAGAAGGGCCCCGAGGATGTCCCCTTTGCCAAGCTCTga